A region of the Myxococcus guangdongensis genome:
TGGAACCCCTGGCGCGCCATGAGTTGTCGAAGCAGCTCACGAATTTTTCGTGAGTTCATCGACTTGCTCGAGGAGTTCCCATGCCCGCTCTCCGTGTATCCCTCTTTTCCACCACATCGTGCGCCACGGTCGTGCTCGCCTTGCTGTCCGGCTGTGGCGGCGGCCTCGCGACATCCAACCCGCGCTACTTCACCGACGGGAAATGGAACGCGTTGGACAGCCCCTATTCCCTCACGCCCATGCTCGCGTGCGCCTTTCCGGCGGAGGGCAACGACAAGGTGTATCGCAACCTCGAAGACCACCTCGCGCCCGCCATCTGGAGCGCGTACGGCAAGGACACGTCCGAAGTGAAGGTGAAGAAGCTCAAGGGCGACAGCGAATGGTGTGACGCGTTCCCGAACATCGCCTCGGACCGCTTCATCGTCCCGCCTCGGATGAAGAAGGAGCTGGCCGAGTACGTGAAACAATCCGGCGCGAAGGGTGTCATCATCCCGGTCGCGCACCTGTACCGCTCCCCCATCATGAAGGATGTCCTGGGCCCTGACGGGTCGCCCATCGGCAGCGTGGAGACGGACCGCTTCGGCGCCGATGGCACCGCGGGCCTCTTCGTCCACTACGTCAACGAGAGCGGCGAGCTCGTCTACACGGGACGCTCGAAGACGAATGGCCTGGGCGTGCTCGCGAACCCCATCGATTACATGCGGGACCATGCGTCCGACTACGCCCAGCAGATGACGCAGAAGGCGCCGCCCGTCACCGTCCAATAGCCTCCGTGCATGACTCTCCCCCTGGGGGGAGCGCCACCCTCCGGGCATGTCACCCACGGACATGTCTCGGAGGAAGCGCACGGCGGCGGGCCCTCTTCCAACCCGGCACCGTGGCGCAGGTGCTGGCCTCGCGGGGCGTCACGCTCGCGCACTCCGGACCGCCGCACTCCGTGGACCCTTCCTGGGCCCGCCTCTTCGCCCGCCTCCACGCCAAGGAGCGCACGCCAAGCGTCCCCCTCCGCGAGACCTACCTGCGCGTGGACTCGGTCCAGGGCGTCACATGGCTGAGCGAGCTCGCGCTGTCGTGGGAGGCGGGCCCGGACTGAATCAGGGCGACTTGCGCCCGGGCGTGCGCGGGGCCGGCTGGAGCCAGCGTCGCACCTCGTCCAGGTACTCCTTCGGGAGCGCATGCCCGCTGTCGAACGTCTTGTGCGTCTTGCGCACGGACGGCGCGGACTCGAACAGGGCGCGGCTGTCCGCGACGGGCGCGAAGTCGTCCTGGTTCGCGGTCAGCAGCAACCAGTCCTGGCGAATCGTCGACATGTGCCGCGAGGGGGCGACCTCCTCCATCGACGGGTCGATGTGCGGCGGAACCATGGTGATGAGGTGGGTGACGCGCGGCTCACGCGCCGCCAGCAGGAGCCCCGCCTGCGCGCCCATGCTGTACCCGACGACGAGCACGCGGGGTGGCTTGCCCTGCGCGAGCACCGCGGACAGCAGCGCGTGGGCATCACGCACGGTGTCGGCAATCATGCGCAGGTACCGCGCGGGCTCGCCCTTGTGGGCCAGCTTCGCGAGCGCACCGGGCTTCGATTCGGGGTTCGCCCGCTCTCCGTGCAGGCGCGCGTCGAGCAGATAGACGCGGTAGCCGGCTCGCAACAGGTCGTCCTTCAGGAGTCCGCCATGCGTGGGCCCCGCGTCCGACAGCCAGTCCTCCTTGCGGCGGGTGAGGCCGTGCAGCAGGACGGCGATGGGTGGATTCGCGGCGCCTCCCTCGGGCTCGAGCACCCGCGTGGGGATGCGCTCTCCATCCGCGCCGCGAACGTCCAACGACGTCGTCGGGTCGTCGGCCCGGGCGAGGGGGGCGGACAGCAGCAATGCGCACAGCGACAGCCAGCGGAACATGGTGGACTCCTGGAGGTGAGCTTCACCGTCACCCTGCCCTCCGCTGTGTCGGACAGGCGTCAACCCGCGGTTGACGTTCGATTGACGTTGCGTCGGGTAGCCTGCGACCGTCCTGCCTCCCCGAGGTCCCCTGCCCGCTCATGCGAGTGCTCGTCGTCGAAGACAACCGTGACCTCCAGGCCAACATCGCGAGGTTCCTGGGCGCGGACTTCCAGCTCGACTTCGCCGCCACCGGCCCCCAGGGGCTCACGCTCGCGCTGAGCCACGAGTACGACGTCATCGTGCTGGACCTGATGCTGCCGGGGATGAGCGGCATCGAGCTGTGTCAGCGCTACCGGCAGCTCGCCGCCCGGCTGGTGCCCATCCTCATGCTCACCGCGCGCGACACGCTCGAGGACAAGGAGGAGGGCTTCCGGGCGGGCGCGGATGACTACCTCGTCAAACCGTTCTCACTGCGGGAGCTGCGGATGAGGCTCGAGGCCCTGGCGCGGCGCCCGGTGCCTCCGAGCGGGCGACGTCTGACGGTGGGCCCGCTCACCCTGGAGCCCGACACGGGCCAGGCCCGGCGTGGCGAGCGCGGCGTGCGGCTCAACCGCACCGAGGCCCTGCTCCTCAAATTGCTGATGGAGTCCGCGCCGGAGCCCGTCTCGACGGCGACGCTCGCCCATCAGCTCTGGGGAGACGACGCACCGGAGTCCAGCGCCCTGCGCACGCACGTCTATGCGCTGCGAGGAGCGCTCGCCGAGCTGGGGATGGGCGACTGCATCACCACCCACCGAAACAAGGGCTACAGCCTGGAGGCGCGTGAGGACTAGGTCGATACGCGGGCTCCTCCTATGGGCGATGGTGTCGTCCGCGGCGCTCTCGCTGGTCCTCATGGGGGCGTTCTTCACGCTCTTCAGCTACGACCTCGAGGACACCCTCTTCGCGCGGCTCGTCGCCACCGCGATGGACGGGCGCGGCGCCGACTCGGCGATGCCACTCGGCGTCAGGACCTATGTGGGCCACGAGAGCCTGCCGCCGTGGCTCCGTGCGGAGGTGCCCTCGGACGCGCGCCGTGGCGAGTACGAGCTCTTCCCTCCCGGGCGTGGACACTTCCATGTCGCGGTGCGGCCGGACGCATCGACGGGACCCACGCGCTATGGCGTCCTCGACACGACGGAGCTGACCCGCACCACGCGCCAGTTGCGTCGCACGTCGGGCCTCTTGCTGGTGAGCGCCGCGCTGGCCCTGCTGGGCGCCGCCGGGCTCTCCGTGCTGGTCGCGAGGCGGCTGGGGGTTCCGCTGGAGCGGCTCGCGGCGCAGGTCCAGTCAGGCCAGGCGCCGCGCGAAGAGGGAGTCGTCGTCACCGAGGTGCGGGCCCTGTCCCAGGCCCTGAGCGCCCGGGATGTCCGCATCCAGGAGTTGCTGGAGCGGGAGCGGGCCTTCAACCGGGACGCCAGTCATGAGCTGCGCACGCCGCTCGCCGTGGCCCAGGGCGCGGTGGAGATACTGGAGCTGGACCCGCCCTCGGACTCGGCGACCTTCGAGCGGCTGCGGCAGGCGGTCCACCAGATGGGCCTGCTGACGGAGGGCCTCCTCTGGCTGGCGCGGACGGGGCGCTCGGACGAGACATGCGGACTGGTGGGCATCTCGCGCGAGCTGCTCGCGCTGTACGGCGACCACCTCGCGCGGGGCGACGTGGAGTGGGTCCTCGAGGCGCGAGACGAAGTCATTGTGCCGCTGCCTGGCTCCGTGGCGCGGGTGATGTTGGGCAACCTCATCAAGAACGCGCTCGCGTACACGGAGAAGGGGCGCATCGTCATCCGCGTCACGCCCGAGGCGTGGAGCATCGTCGACACGGGGGTGGGCTTCGGTCGGAGCGAGCCCGGGCAGCGAGGCTTCGGCGTGGGCTTGTCGCTGGTGGAGCGGCTGGCGCGCCGGTTCCAGTGGACGCTGGACATCCGCGCGGTGGAGCCACAAGGCACACAGGTACGACTGACCTGGCCTTCGTGAGCGCGGGCGCTGGAACTCATGGCCGGGGCCATCTACAACGGGCCTCGCCATGCACTCGAGCCTCCGCCGCCTGACCGCTCTCGTCCTCACCTCGCTGACGCTCGCCTGCTCGACGCGAGGTGCGGCGACCTCCCCAGGAACCTCCATGACGACGCCCTCCCCGCTGGACGCCTCCGCCGAGCAATACGTGAAGCTGGCCCTCGCCGTGGGGCAGCACGACGGCAACTACGTGGACGCCTATTACGGACCGGAGGAATGGGCGAAGGAGGCCGAGGCCACGAAGCGGCCCCTGCCCGAGATTGCCGCGCGCGCCGCCGCGATGGTGGCGGCGGTGGAGGCGACGCCGGTGCCCGCCGATGAGCTGCTCGCGATGCGCCACCGCTTCCTGCTGACCCAGCTGCGCTCGCTCGAGGCGCGGGTGCGGATGCTGTCCGGCGAGAAGTTGAAGTTCGACGAGGAGAGCCAGGCGCTCTACGGCGCGAAGGACCCCGGACACACCGACGCGGAGTTCGAGGCGGTGCTCGCCGAGTTGGAGAAGCGCCTGCCCGGACAGGGGCCGCTGGTCGAGCGGTTGGACCGCTTCCGCAGCGAGTTCGTCATCCCCAAGGAGAAGCTGGACGAGGTCTTCCGCGTCGCCATCCAGGAGGCCCGGCGCCGCACGCTCCAGCACGTGGAGCTTCCCGCCAACGAGCACTTCACGCTGGAGTACGTCACCCACAAGCCGTGGAGCGGGTACAACTGGTACAAGGGCAACGCGACCAGCGTCATCCAGATCAACACGGACCTGCCCTTCTACATCCTGCGCGCCATCGACCTGGCGGCGCACGAGGGCTATCCGGGGCACCACGTCTACAACGCGTTGCTGGAGCAGCACCTGGTGCGCGGACGCGGGTGGGTGGAGTTGACGGTGTATCCGCTCAACTCGCCCATGTCGCTCATCGCCGAGGGCAGCGCGAACTACGGCATCGACGTGGCGTTCCCGGACGCGGAGGCGTACCTGCGGGACGTCCTCTTCCCGCTCGCGGGGCTCGACCCGAAGCGCGCGGCCACCTACGTGGCCGTGGAGGCGCTGGCGGCGAAGCTGTCCTATGCGACCAACGAGGGCGCGCGTCGTTACCTCGACGGCCACCTCAGCCGCGAGGCGACGCGGGACTGGTTCGTGCGCTACGGCCTGGTGTCCGAGGAGCGGGCGACGCAGAAGATGTCGTTCATCGACGCCTATCGCGCGTATGTCATCAACTACAACCTGGGCCAGGACCTGGTGAAGCAGTACGTCGAGCGCCACATGGGCGCCGACACCTCGCCCGAGCGCCGCTGGCAGGTGTTCCGCGAGCTCTTGTCCTCCATGCGCCTGCCCGCGGACCTGTCCCCGGAGAACTGAGAGCCGCAGGCCCCCATCACCGCTTCGCTCGCTTCCGGGGCTTGGGCGCGGCGCGCTTGCTCGCGTCAGCGCCCCGCAGCCGCGCGTCCAGTGTCATGGCCACTGTCCGGAGGGCCTCCAGCGAGGAGGAGCGCACGACGAGGTGCTCCCCCTCCGAGTCGAACTCCAGGGCCTCGAGCGAACCTGGAGCGCTTTGCCCCAGCTCGCGCTGGAGCCACTCCTCGACCTCCTCGTGGTCGTCGAGCTCGAGTTGCGGCGCGAGCATCTGGTCGACCCGGTACACCGGGGCGCCATCCTCCGTGTCCTTCAGGATGGAGATGCTCCCGTGCTGTTCGGCCACCTCCGGCCGCCGCTTCACGCCACGGACCTCCGACAGGAGCGGGAGCTGCGCGAGGACGGCTGCATCTCCCTCCGCGAGCGGCGTACCGATGAGCCAGAGGACCTCCAGCTTCTTCAGCGCGGCCACGGGCTTCAGCGTGTCCAGCTTCTTGAGGTTCTCGGCGGACAGTCGTGTCAGGCCAGGGAAGCGCTCCACGCCGGCAAGGCTGTGCAGGGCCCGACATCCATCGACCTCCAGCGTCCGGAGCCCCGGCAGCCCCGGCAGCTCCCCGATGGAGGTGATGTTCGTGTTCCCGAGGTCCAGAACCTCCAGGTGCTCGAGCCGCGAGAGGTGCTCCCAGCCTGTCGCCTTGGACCCACGAAGGCTGAGTTGCTTCAGTCCCTTCGACTTCGACAACACCTCCAGGGGGACTCGAGGGTTGAAGAGAATCTGGACCTCAGACAGCTTCGTGAGGCCAGCCAGGGCCTTGAGGTTCTTGGCCGAGCCGAACAGCACCAGCGTCTCGAGCCGGGTGAGTCCTTCGAGCGGAGCAAGATCGACCTTCTCCATCCTGACGAGCCGGAGCGTCCGGAGGTTCGAACACGTCGCCAGCGGCGCGAGGTCGTGGTCCGACGTGAGCCCCGTGAGCCCGAGCACCTTCAACCCGCTCAGCCCTCGAAGGGCCTCGAGGCCCTCTGGCGACTGCTCGGAGTGGAGCCGCAAGGACTCGAGCTTCGACAACCGTTGCAGCTTCTCGCCCAGGGATGCGTACTGGCCCCCGCGGTCCAGCCGCGGAAGCTCCAGGTCCACCACATCGTCGGCGACCTCGAGAACGGTTCGCTTGCCCAGGTCGACAAAGTCCATGACGCCCTCCTCCCTCGCGCAGAGGACCACCGCTCACTTACAAGGTTTGGGGCCCTGCTGTCCGTCCCTGTACCAGTTGCGCAGCCGCTCGTAGAATGCCCTTCGGCGACCCACGGCCCGAATCTCATTGCTGAGGGTCAGGCCCGAGTCCACCGCGGCCTCCATGGCCTCCTGCTCCGCCAACCGCAAGAGTCGTCGACCATCCCGGCCCGTCGCCCCGAACACATCCACGGCGATCTCCGTCGCCGCGGACCGGCTCGCGAGGCGATCCGCGCGGACGTGCTCACCCAGTCGCCTGAAGGTGTCCACCGAGGACCCGATGTATGTCTTCCCGCCCTCCACGAACTGGTACAGCCCGAAGAGCAGTCCGAGCGGGTCCAGCCAGATGAGCGGATCCGGCACATAGCCATACAGGTCCAGCCCGCCCTTCAGCCCCAGGAGGTCCTGGCTGAGATAGCGCCCCGTCGAGGGGTCGTAGTAGCGGAACCGGTTGTAATACAGCCCGGTCTCCGGGTCCTCGTACTGGCCCGGCCAACGCCAGGGGCAGGACTCCAGCGCCACGTCCGCCCGCCCCACCCCGAGGATGTCCAACTGCATCCGCCAGGCGAGCTCTCCCTGGTCGTCATACAGCTCGGTGGGCGTGCCGAGGTGGTCCGAGACGACGTGGAAGCAGCGTCCCCCCACCTCCTTCGCCACGGGCGTGAAGGTCCCCGGCTCCCAGTACCAGGTGACCTGCGCTCCGGTGTCCACCAACTCATGCACGACGACGTCACCATCCCAGATGAAGCGGGTCTCGGACGTCGTCGACTCGCCTTCGCCTCCGGCGTCGTGCACCGTCTGCTTCCGGGTGCGCCGCGCCAGGGCGTCATATTCGAAGCGCGTGCGCAGCCCGTCCGGGCGTACCACCTCCTTCAGGAGCCCCGCGCCGCTCCAGGCGTATCTCCAGGTCTCCCCGGTCGGCAGGCGCTTGAGCGTCACGTTGCCATCCAGGTCGTGCTCGAACAGGGTGCCGTCCGCCTCGCGAAGAAGACCTCCAGCCCCGTACCGTCGGTCCGTCCGCTCCGGGGTGCGGTAGAGGTTGCCAACGACATCCAGACCGCGGTGCACGCTCCCCCCTGCATCCCGGGAGCCCACGAGGCGGCCCCGCTCGTCATGCGCGTAGTGCCGCGTGCCAGACCTGGCGTCCCCCAGGGCGACCAGGCGGTCCTCGTGCTCCCATTGATAGGAGAGCGATTGCTGCTCTCGCGTGGCGCCCCGCGCCCGCTTCACGATTCGACGCTGGAGCGGCCGCCCTTCCTGGTCGCGTCGCCACCACACCTCGACGCCCCCAGGGAGCCGCCGCGCCGTCTCGCAGCCCGCCTCGTCCCGCTCGAAGCGGACCCCGGGCTCATCGACGTGCGCCTGCCCCAGGTGGAGTCCCTGGAGTTCTCCGAGTCCGTCGCGGAAGACGACCTCGCGCCCGCCCAGGGAGGTCTCCAGCAGGAAGCGCTGGCCCCCTCGCGCGTAATGGGAGGCCACGACGCACTCCCCCTGCCGCTCGCGAATGACGCGCCCGAGGACATCTCTTTCGAGAGCGACGGACCCTGACTCGCTCTGCGCCTCCATCAGCAGGCCATCCTGGCGATAGCGAAAGCGACGGAAGGCGCCGTCCGAGTAGGTGACCTCGATGAGCCGCCCCGCGACATCGTGGCGGAGGTTCTCCGAGCGCCCGCTGGGATGGAGGACGCTCACGAGGCGCCGGACGGCGTCATGGCGATAGTGCCGCTCCGCGCCGTCGAAGCCCCGCTCCCGCGTCACCTGTCCCAGGGCATCCCGAACGAGTTCGTAGCGCTCTCCCGCCTCGTTGACGACCGCCGTGAGCCACCCCTCCGTGTCGTGCTGGAGCAGGACCCGGGCGCCCGCCTCCTCGCGCCACGCGAGGTGATGGTAGCCCTCGTACCCCATCCGGAGATGCCTGGAGGGCCCCTGCTCCTCCACCAGACATCCCTCGGCGTCATACCGCCACTCCCAGGCCCCCGAGTGGGTCTCCACGCGCAGCAGACGGCCCAGCGGGTCGTGGGTCAGGCGCCCCTCGGCTCCGCCCGCATCCCGCCAATGGACGGGCCGCCCCAACCGGTCGAAGGCGACGTGCGCCTGGGCGCCGGTCGCGAGGCGGACCTGCTCGAGGTTGCCCTGGGTGTCGTAGCCAAACTCCGTCCGCGACGCTTCATCACCGTCGTCGACAGCCGTCAGCAGCCCGTCCTTGTACGCGAACCCCCGCCTCTGCCCCAGCGGGTTCACCTCCTCCAACAAGAGGCCGCGGTCGTCGTAGCGCCATGCCCAGGCGCCTCCATTGACGTCGATGGCCGAGAGCGGCTGGTTGGAGGCGTCGTACCGCACGACCTCCACGGCGCCCTCCGGCCCCGTCGTCCTGGTGCGATTGCCTCGGGCGTCGTATTCGTAGCGGGTGGTGTTGCCCAGCGGGTCGACCTCCGCCGTCTTGCGCAGGAAGTCGTCGTACTCGTAGCGGGTGACAC
Encoded here:
- a CDS encoding endonuclease Q family protein, which encodes MPALRVSLFSTTSCATVVLALLSGCGGGLATSNPRYFTDGKWNALDSPYSLTPMLACAFPAEGNDKVYRNLEDHLAPAIWSAYGKDTSEVKVKKLKGDSEWCDAFPNIASDRFIVPPRMKKELAEYVKQSGAKGVIIPVAHLYRSPIMKDVLGPDGSPIGSVETDRFGADGTAGLFVHYVNESGELVYTGRSKTNGLGVLANPIDYMRDHASDYAQQMTQKAPPVTVQ
- a CDS encoding alpha/beta hydrolase — translated: MFRWLSLCALLLSAPLARADDPTTSLDVRGADGERIPTRVLEPEGGAANPPIAVLLHGLTRRKEDWLSDAGPTHGGLLKDDLLRAGYRVYLLDARLHGERANPESKPGALAKLAHKGEPARYLRMIADTVRDAHALLSAVLAQGKPPRVLVVGYSMGAQAGLLLAAREPRVTHLITMVPPHIDPSMEEVAPSRHMSTIRQDWLLLTANQDDFAPVADSRALFESAPSVRKTHKTFDSGHALPKEYLDEVRRWLQPAPRTPGRKSP
- a CDS encoding response regulator transcription factor, whose translation is MRVLVVEDNRDLQANIARFLGADFQLDFAATGPQGLTLALSHEYDVIVLDLMLPGMSGIELCQRYRQLAARLVPILMLTARDTLEDKEEGFRAGADDYLVKPFSLRELRMRLEALARRPVPPSGRRLTVGPLTLEPDTGQARRGERGVRLNRTEALLLKLLMESAPEPVSTATLAHQLWGDDAPESSALRTHVYALRGALAELGMGDCITTHRNKGYSLEARED
- a CDS encoding sensor histidine kinase, whose translation is MVSSAALSLVLMGAFFTLFSYDLEDTLFARLVATAMDGRGADSAMPLGVRTYVGHESLPPWLRAEVPSDARRGEYELFPPGRGHFHVAVRPDASTGPTRYGVLDTTELTRTTRQLRRTSGLLLVSAALALLGAAGLSVLVARRLGVPLERLAAQVQSGQAPREEGVVVTEVRALSQALSARDVRIQELLERERAFNRDASHELRTPLAVAQGAVEILELDPPSDSATFERLRQAVHQMGLLTEGLLWLARTGRSDETCGLVGISRELLALYGDHLARGDVEWVLEARDEVIVPLPGSVARVMLGNLIKNALAYTEKGRIVIRVTPEAWSIVDTGVGFGRSEPGQRGFGVGLSLVERLARRFQWTLDIRAVEPQGTQVRLTWPS
- a CDS encoding leucine-rich repeat domain-containing protein; this translates as MDFVDLGKRTVLEVADDVVDLELPRLDRGGQYASLGEKLQRLSKLESLRLHSEQSPEGLEALRGLSGLKVLGLTGLTSDHDLAPLATCSNLRTLRLVRMEKVDLAPLEGLTRLETLVLFGSAKNLKALAGLTKLSEVQILFNPRVPLEVLSKSKGLKQLSLRGSKATGWEHLSRLEHLEVLDLGNTNITSIGELPGLPGLRTLEVDGCRALHSLAGVERFPGLTRLSAENLKKLDTLKPVAALKKLEVLWLIGTPLAEGDAAVLAQLPLLSEVRGVKRRPEVAEQHGSISILKDTEDGAPVYRVDQMLAPQLELDDHEEVEEWLQRELGQSAPGSLEALEFDSEGEHLVVRSSSLEALRTVAMTLDARLRGADASKRAAPKPRKRAKR
- a CDS encoding DUF6531 domain-containing protein, producing MIASTFFDLVIGVDIHFEMVPTPALVPTPFPHPFVGMVYDPSGLVTGLLVSNAVGLVMGSPPTGPVLVNCVPATNTGTEVKNSMVLPHIVIPPGTMWTPMPKAPKPKIGKHGVPPPDPPVKPAGDAVLMMGSKTVTLMGSNAVRLGDLAMSCSEPLRLPSSMVLAIPKGLPVLVGGPPAIDWQQALGALLRSKWVANHLHGLMSRIRNVRLRNFLHSAVCFLTGHPVDVMTGRVLTSATDFELPGPLPLRFERNYASSWAGRDSVLGYGWSHSLDQAVWLERGKVVYRAEDGREIEFDTFDFPDHVMRKGDRCWDPYNRLTLRCLGASHWEVETAKGLTGVFAPVRGDTRTGQARLVSQRTREGHHLQLGHDQDGNLEWVTDSGGRKVLFEHDPHGRLVSVSLPRPRERGWVTHARYVYSPEGDLVEVHDALGNVTRCAYEAHLLVRETDRTGLSFYFGYDGLGADAYCVRTWGDGGIYDHVLDYDPRNHVTCVTDSLGHVTTYQANAVNAVVKVVDALGGVTRYEYDDFLRKTAEVDPLGNTTRYEYDARGNRTRTTGPEGAVEVVRYDASNQPLSAIDVNGGAWAWRYDDRGLLLEEVNPLGQRRGFAYKDGLLTAVDDGDEASRTEFGYDTQGNLEQVRLATGAQAHVAFDRLGRPVHWRDAGGAEGRLTHDPLGRLLRVETHSGAWEWRYDAEGCLVEEQGPSRHLRMGYEGYHHLAWREEAGARVLLQHDTEGWLTAVVNEAGERYELVRDALGQVTRERGFDGAERHYRHDAVRRLVSVLHPSGRSENLRHDVAGRLIEVTYSDGAFRRFRYRQDGLLMEAQSESGSVALERDVLGRVIRERQGECVVASHYARGGQRFLLETSLGGREVVFRDGLGELQGLHLGQAHVDEPGVRFERDEAGCETARRLPGGVEVWWRRDQEGRPLQRRIVKRARGATREQQSLSYQWEHEDRLVALGDARSGTRHYAHDERGRLVGSRDAGGSVHRGLDVVGNLYRTPERTDRRYGAGGLLREADGTLFEHDLDGNVTLKRLPTGETWRYAWSGAGLLKEVVRPDGLRTRFEYDALARRTRKQTVHDAGGEGESTTSETRFIWDGDVVVHELVDTGAQVTWYWEPGTFTPVAKEVGGRCFHVVSDHLGTPTELYDDQGELAWRMQLDILGVGRADVALESCPWRWPGQYEDPETGLYYNRFRYYDPSTGRYLSQDLLGLKGGLDLYGYVPDPLIWLDPLGLLFGLYQFVEGGKTYIGSSVDTFRRLGEHVRADRLASRSAATEIAVDVFGATGRDGRRLLRLAEQEAMEAAVDSGLTLSNEIRAVGRRRAFYERLRNWYRDGQQGPKPCK